A genome region from Deltaproteobacteria bacterium includes the following:
- the dprA gene encoding DNA-processing protein DprA: MTGDSELARWTLLGVSGIGAATFAALMERGADAAAILRDPGAWQPPLKASQVRAIREFRGHDEAARDMARLKEIGASCIWWDSPQYPGLLRQVSPPPPVLFCLGDGQPLLDGYSVAIVGTRDPSSHAEGLAYEFGQELAKTGITVVSGFAFGIDTAAHQGALDAGGRTIAVLGCGLRVEYPRRTDGLKDRIRAGGALVSEFGPDTTPRPEFFRQRNRVISGLSMGVLVVEGMETSGSLVTARHALEQNRLVFAVPGRARDPRAAGPHQLLREGAILAESAADVIEQIAPMLASNRSSAQYAALSGKGQPGRTKQDLRQEINPFAESPLTSRLWELLSSSPEHIDALASKSGLDVQQTMSLLLEMELTGRVVQSAGMQFARQDTRGRR; encoded by the coding sequence ATGACCGGCGATTCGGAACTGGCCCGCTGGACACTGCTGGGCGTAAGCGGCATTGGCGCCGCGACGTTTGCGGCCCTGATGGAACGGGGCGCGGATGCCGCTGCCATCTTGAGGGATCCGGGTGCCTGGCAGCCGCCGCTCAAGGCATCTCAGGTCAGGGCAATCCGGGAGTTCAGGGGGCATGACGAAGCCGCACGTGACATGGCGCGGCTGAAAGAGATTGGCGCCTCCTGTATCTGGTGGGATTCACCGCAATACCCCGGACTGCTCAGGCAGGTGTCTCCGCCGCCCCCGGTCCTGTTTTGCCTGGGTGACGGCCAACCGCTTCTTGACGGATATTCGGTCGCCATTGTCGGGACACGGGATCCGTCTTCCCATGCGGAAGGACTTGCCTATGAGTTTGGACAGGAACTGGCGAAGACAGGAATCACGGTGGTAAGCGGGTTCGCATTCGGTATCGATACTGCCGCCCATCAGGGTGCACTGGATGCTGGCGGACGCACTATTGCCGTTCTGGGCTGTGGACTCCGTGTCGAATACCCCAGACGCACCGACGGGCTGAAAGACCGCATACGTGCTGGCGGGGCACTGGTGAGTGAGTTCGGACCCGATACCACTCCGCGGCCTGAATTCTTCCGGCAGCGCAATCGTGTCATCAGCGGACTTTCGATGGGTGTGCTTGTTGTCGAAGGAATGGAGACATCGGGTTCCCTGGTTACTGCCCGCCATGCGCTCGAACAGAACCGTCTGGTATTTGCCGTCCCTGGCCGTGCGCGGGACCCTAGGGCTGCCGGCCCTCACCAGCTTCTTCGGGAAGGCGCGATTCTCGCCGAATCTGCGGCCGATGTGATCGAACAGATCGCGCCGATGCTCGCCAGCAACCGCTCCAGTGCGCAGTATGCGGCATTGTCTGGCAAAGGGCAGCCAGGCAGGACAAAACAGGACTTGAGGCAGGAAATAAACCCGTTTGCCGAAAGTCCGCTAACCTCCCGACTTTGGGAGCTTTTATCGTCATCGCCAGAGCACATTGACGCGCTGGCATCGAAAAGTGGTCTTGACGTTCAGCAAACCATGAGCCTACTTCTTGAAATGGAATTGACGGGGCGGGTCGTCCAGTCAGCAGGAATGCAGTTTGCGAGGCAGGACACCAGGGGGCGGCGCTAG